The DNA region aaccctagaatgacaataattgaaaaattctttagaaatctgaaaaatacgagtcgatatatcaaaatgccccccaaattttaataacatttcatttgacccctcaattatctatttctaaaatttcattgagaaatttataatgctcttataatgtttaatatcacaatatccccctaattttaataaaatttcatttaaccccttctaGTGAGTAatgaggtttatataaatgaaggaaaatgtaattttggtattttagaaaaagtcatgggcatttttgtttagaaatagtgaatttgcgtatttttgcttgaaaatagtgactttgggtATTTTTACTaagtgggagggtattttggccattttggaTAGTTTCCCTTTAATTTCAGATGGTCAAGGGTAATGCGGCATAGAGTTGACTTTGCATTAAATTGCAAGGGGTCTCCTAAGCTCTGCTATTAATCCTTCAACAGTAAAGTGGGCTGGCTTCCAATTCGTCTATATATTTATGAGATATGGGCATCGCTCCTGTCTGTAATTTGTAGAACTGGAATAGTGAGCTTCCAGAAACGAAAGCACCCATGTTGAGTTTGAATGTTTAACGTGGGCCTTGCTGCAATAATAATAGAACTAGTTGACCCTATTTTCAATCTTCAAACTTGCGTTATGAAAGCAGACTCAAAACTAGAAGTACTGTAAAACTTCCATATTTGCATTGTCCTCCCTTGAGCTTGGACAAACCATTTTTGGCTATCTTCCAAGCTGTTTCATACCACtcagtatttttaaaattattacttaaaaaCTTGTTATGATTAAAAGCattttgtccaaaaaaaaaagagagtttgATGAATATTATATGTAAAGCCATCTCTCTTTTTAGTAGAAGTTTCTTACAGTTGCATGTTATGCATTGGTCTTCTGCTTTTACTGGTTTTTTTCAAGGGGCAATGACTCATTCCCACCCACCCGTCTACTtggatgaaataataatttctcattCACTGTCTATTTTCGTTAATGAAAATTGTTTTGTTCCATggtaaatttattatgtttttctgattattaaataaagagaaaacacTAGGTGTTAAAACCCTAAACCTCTATTTCCAATATCTTCGTGGCTGAACTCGAACTAGAAGGCTATGAGCTCGGACTCCTCTGCTGCACCGCACTCCTCCATCATCTGATGCTCCTATCCAATCACAACCTTAGTCCATCTTTCCCTCATCATTTCCATGTTTTATCAATGACATCTTTACTTCCACTGAGTCCAGAAACTATCTCCACACCCTCTCATCAAGCATAACTCATCTCATTCTAGGATCACAAGAGTTCGATGTTGTTGACTCTACCAATGTGTGATTGGTTTTACTCTGAGTTGTCCAGTCATGTTGAGGCGTTTATTATGGACGATTTAGAAAATAACATAGACAAGACGCGTAGAGTGGTTCTATCATGTGACTGTTGTCGACTAGTGTTTTCCTTTGAATAATGAAATCCGAACAagagaaataacaaattaaagcACTTGGAGTGTGGCACTAGAACTTACCACCAAGGGCCAGCGAATTGGAGAGCTGAAAAAGAACAATCATATTTTGGTAAATCAATTCGGAGAATGACTTGTCTTTCTTACCCTCATTGTAAGTCAAGTGTTTGACGTTGggattcatttttttaaagagaatGTACCAAAATAATAGTGTCTTTAATCATCAGTGTTCCCTGCATTCCCCTGTACAAAGGCACAAAATAAGGCCAAGATTCCTGCAAGTTCATTTAATCAATGTACATTCGATGTAAGATGGCTGATTGGTTTCAAAATACAAGTAATTGTAAatcaattataaagaaaaagtaACTTTAAATAAAGTTCCACTTCCCTTGTCTAATCTACACAACACTTTAACTTTGGTTGGTGATGGGACTACTAGATAAGTGTGttgagttatttatttatttttgttaatctatacatatataataaaataatatgtatatatttctgttcatataattaggtatataaattatatgtttagtCATAAAATTGAGTTATTTTTAATGTGTGCCCagttttaagtatctaattaagtacttagatgatgtgttattatatgattgaacaattttaaattaatgataaaataatatttaatcacatgataatatattatttaaatactcaattaaatactaaaaattggatgcatataatataacttATTGTTTTAATTGCTCCAATATTTCATACACCTAGGTTCTATCAATTCTTTAGTATAAGAAACTGATCTATATTGTTGGCAAAACTCTTCATTTGGACAACAAAAATATTGTCTAAACGATGTCGTGTTTTAGGGAGAAGTGGTTAGAGTTTTATTTACGGTTTAGagttaaaagaagaggtcatcAGTAGTTAAGGAGTAAAGAAAAAACCCAAGATTTGGGGAAGAggggaaatgtaattttttaaaattataaaactttatataagggtgaatctattaatttttaaaatttataaaaaaaatataataaattatatattttttaatattatatttaaaataacatttttacttaCGAGAATTcagaattttaaaagttgagaATATGAGTTTAAGAGCTAtgctttgggtgggaataagtcttttggccttttaggAGTGATGCTctcaacataatttttaaacatacaAAGAAGATCAGTCAGAGTTATGTAAAGACTGCAAAATATATCAATACCAAAATGTTTGTCGTTTGTTTTttgctacttttttttttggactaACGACACCAAATTCATTGTAAATGAGACTGCTTTTTTGCGGGTTGAATTATTAGCTtctgaaattatatatatatgttcaaatctTGCATAGTGACAGGAgatttttagtattttctttcttttactttttcaataaaaaaatttctctttttgtcctttacaaataataattactaAAAGAAATGTTCATCTCTTCAACCACCAGCTtgctttattattatatttttttggtgaaGGATTTTGAAGGCCACTAATGGCCATGTCTAaacagaaaaatataatgaaataaggAGAACTTGGGAGAAAACTATAGGAATCTGTCTTTTCGATTCAAATGATTTTGTCTAGCGCAGCACAGCTCTTTATTTACTCATGCTCATTATTGAGGGGGTTGTGAGGTGTAGGCAGAAACACCTGTCAAGAACTGTACAGGCATTTTCCTTTCCAATCTCACCATTGACAAAGTGGTGTGGTGGGGTTTTATCTTAGATGGATCACTCCTTTCTTAATGatcattcttttatattttagggGACCTACTTCCATCAGTTCCTTCTTCTAACAAGACCTTTTAATCAGAAATAAACACACAAGGAAGGGAGATTATGATTACTAATATACACTAGATAATAATtagtcaaatttattttcttccaCTGTAATATTTCTAGCCTGTATGACTGCTCCCGTCCTCCAAAATTTCTGATGCTTTGCTGGATGTTGACCTGTTAACGACGGAAGCTTCAGTGCAGTGAACACAGCTCCATCCCAAACATGGGAACTCTATACATTCCCGTAAATGTTGTAAACCAGGCTGGCCGCACGTTGCTTTtacattgttattattatgggGCCTGCCATATCGGCAACAAGCCGGAAATGGGCTCTCCAAACCTGTTTAATAGTCAAAGAAAGCTCATGAAGGAAGACTTTCTAATTCATAATAATTCGAGTCTTACCATATTTTTTGTACCGAGCAAGCAGGTTCTGCTTTGTCTCGTACATGCCGACATCCACTATAGTGGCATTATGGAACCAGTCTTCATTGATGAAGTTTCCTGATTCACCAACATTACAtgaaagttaatattaatttacacGGATAAAATGTTAGTCCATAATAGAAGTGCATCCCAGCTAGCTAAAGGAGTTACCAATTGAAAGGAGTTCAAGTGAGCCTTTTTTTCAAGAGAATGAACTGTTGAACTACTTGACCATCTGGTGCAAGCGGAACAATTTGTGGAAGCGTGGTCGCCCCAGAGTTGCTGCGAAGTGTCCACCACTGCTGAAATTTGGAGCCACTGAGTCTAAATGGGCTCAAATCAAATAACTTCATTCCTCACTTAACAGCTCATGCATTATTACCCTTATGATTAGAAGCCATTAGGGGGAAAAATCTAGTCTTTTCTGCAAGTAAACAATTACTATTGGCAAGACAAATTTGTGGGTAATAATCAGTCCTTTGTCAACACATTTTCTATGGGCTAAAATCAGCTCGTACACGGTAAACAAATTAGTTTAGCTTGACAGTCTTAGACAGGAAATACAAAATTTGGTCAGAATCACTAGTTAGCAGTACGACTTCTTACTTTGCATTTCATATGAAGCGAGCAGAGACTAAACTCACAGAAAACGCTAATCACAAGCTGCCATCACCTAAACGCCCGTGCCTGCGTGAAAAACTTGTAATGCCATGAGGAAAGCCGAAGGAAATTCGGGGTGCCAGCGAGTAATCCTCCGGTGTCCGAATTTGAGTCCCCAAAATTAACAGGAATGGGCCTAGCATGCAAGCTAGATTTTGAGATAGTAGACATACCAATGAACACTAATGTCCATACCATCAATATCAAATGTTGAGAAAATTTTCATCCAGCCATTTTTTCTGCTTCCTACAGTCACCCAACAAAACTGCTTCTAATAGTAATATGGACCAACACAAGTGCTGGCTTTCCATTTCAAGATGGCTTAAGATCTGCATCCATAAATAGGTTGGTGCATTATTTTGCTGGCAATGACTCCGTCTGCTTATCTAAATTCATTCAGAACTCAAGCCTGACTTCTTTTGCATTATCTTTGAGGTGAATCTCAAGCCCACATGCCCAAAGCAACTCTATGGGGGAGATATTTTTCTTCCAAGTTGTACTATCTATGCCAACTGATATTTATGAAATCAAATTAACCACATCCATGTAATAGACGTCCACTACAGTAATGCCACAGACCAAAAGGAATCTTCCCAAGAAAATTCGAAAGATTAATTATATACCAGTATACTACATGTTTCTAGACTTGTGCATATCAAGTCAACTTAATTacaaaagaaatcaaacttGATTCGAGGTGTAGAGTAATTAGTAGATAGTATTTTCCAGGCAAAATTTGAGTTTGCAGCTTCAGTGTAGTGAACTCCATCCCAGCTTACGTATTGAGATCCTTGATTACAGACGTTGGCACTGGTTTGGCTGCACCTGATATTGGGATTGAAGTTGTACGGCATCCCACCATAGCCACAGCAGGCCATGAAAGGGTTCTCAAAACCTGTTAAACAAACTTACAAATCAAtgtaaatatacatttaaatgTTTGGGCTTAACGTTATAGCATGTAGCTGAAATACTGGGTATCATACCATATTTGGCAGAATTGACTATGAGATcaagtttaatattatatatatccacATATACAATGGTGGCATTCTTCATCTCTGATCTGAGTATTTCACACAGGGCGCTCAATTGAATATCAAATGCATTTGCAGCATTGTTTAGGGACTGAATACATCCATACTCGTCAAAAGCACTAGCATTTTTGGCAGTTGTAGCAAGACTTTGTGGCAAGCAGCCCAGTGGCCCAGTATTGTGTACCCAGAAATTCTTCCCTCCTTGTTGATATATActctgaatttgaaatgaaaataaatcaatGGAAAATTAATGTCAGTTGGCTCTCAGAGTTttgcaaacaaaaacaaataaaacaggGTGGTAAGTGAAGTCTCACCCAAATAGCAAATCTGATTTCGGCAATGAAAGATGGAATCTTCTCAAGAACTTGTTGGTACGAGAGATAGCCAAATGCCCCAACCAAATCATTCTGTCCAATGTCAAATATGTAAAGTGCATTCTTAAAGTCCTCCTCACTTACCAAATTTTTGTAGCCTGAATCATGtttaagatatattatataaatgaattgagATCACATTATAAAGGAGTTTTCTGGGTTGAAATTCAATGTTGAATACACTATAAATATCAGTCAATAGTAAGAGTACTGCTCTGAAAATATAATTCCTTTGAAAATGCACCTTTGGATATAAGCTGAGAGGAGAGGGAACGAAATCTCGAAAACTGAAGCATTTGAACGCCCAACTGGAAAGGTGTATATCTTGGTAAAGTGGCTGCACCACATATAGCAAAATTAACTCCATTACTAAAATTTGGCCCCAGAGATTCCAGATATGGGGTCAAATAATTAGTATTTAAACTATCACCTGCCAAGAAAACAAACAGTTAGAACCTTTGATCATGTGTCCCTTCTGCTTACACAATCCTTCTACAATATTTAGTTCACAAAATCAAGTTACTATTACAATTTATATCTACATTCTACAAACTGAATTACCCATTTGCTATTGTTGATCTTGAATCAAACTTCTGATTCAATTGTTGCCCTTTAGGGCCATAAAGAATGAACCTGAAGTGTGTCAAAGACTATTGTGGAACAGTAACATAAATAACACTGCCACGGCCAGAAGGAAAGGATGCAATGCATGTACAAGCAAAACATGCTAAAACTTTGTATTATGCCTGCGCAATCTCAATATATTTCTAGTCTGTAATAAGTTCCGATTCAGCACAGAAGTGAAATATAGAATCAACTGATTTAATGTAAGCTAAAATGAAATGgctaaagtaaatataaaacaaaGGGCAATATATCTGGAACTTACAAAGGAAATCAATGATCAGCCGTCCATCACATAAACGGCCAGATGGTTGATTGAGATTACGGCCATGAGGCGGACCAAAAATGAAGCCCAGTCCGAATGAGAAACCTCCGGTGTCAGAATTAGAGTCCCCGAAGACGAAGATCACTGGATTTTTCAAGCATTTAGAATGAACAGAAGAAGGAACAGAAAGGGATAGGCACAGAATCATAACAAG from Mangifera indica cultivar Alphonso chromosome 8, CATAS_Mindica_2.1, whole genome shotgun sequence includes:
- the LOC123223054 gene encoding GDSL esterase/lipase At1g09390-like — protein: MILIIKYKRTNMAVRKRDFQFSSLGKLVMILCLSLSVPSSVHSKCLKNPVIFVFGDSNSDTGGFSFGLGFIFGPPHGRNLNQPSGRLCDGRLIIDFLCDSLNTNYLTPYLESLGPNFSNGVNFAICGAATLPRYTPFQLGVQMLQFSRFRSLSSQLISKGYKNLVSEEDFKNALYIFDIGQNDLVGAFGYLSYQQVLEKIPSFIAEIRFAIWSIYQQGGKNFWVHNTGPLGCLPQSLATTAKNASAFDEYGCIQSLNNAANAFDIQLSALCEILRSEMKNATIVYVDIYNIKLDLIVNSAKYGFENPFMACCGYGGMPYNFNPNIRCSQTSANVCNQGSQYVSWDGVHYTEAANSNFAWKILSTNYSTPRIKFDFFCN